The genome window CTCGGTGCCGATGAGCTCACCACCTTTCGTCGCGTCACCGTGCCACTCCTGATGCCGGGAATCGTTGGGGCAGCGTTGCTGGCCTTCACGCTTTCGTTCGACGATTTCGTCATCACCTTTTTCACCGCTGGCCCAGGCACCAGCACCTTGCCGCTGCTGGTCTACGGCATGGTACGCCGCACCGTGGAGCCGTCTGTGAATGCGCTCTCGGCGATTCTGGTGGTCGTGACCACTCTGCTGCTGCTCCTCGCGCAGAAGGCGCTCGGTGTGACGCGAGGAGCCCCTGGTGGTGCCGCCCTTGAGCGGCACACGAATTCGCCGTGAAGGACGTGCAGGGGTTCGAGGTTGCCGAAGATCCGCGCGGCGCACGCGCCGCGCGTACGGGTATGATGCGACGAGATTTCCTGCGGATGGGTTTGTCCGCCGCGACCGCATCAATGCTTGCTGCCTGCATCACCAGGCGGAAGGCGCCACCCCCCAACGAACAGCCACTCTCGGCCGCGGGCCCGCTCGAGGGCGAGTTGCGGATCTTCAACTGGTCGGACTACATCGCGGCCGAGACGATCGCCCGCTTCGAACGCGAATTCCGGGTGCGTGTGAGCTACGACACCTTCGAGAGCAACGAGGAGATGGTCGCCAAGCTGGTTGCCGGCGGCGATGGGTATGACCTCGTTGGGCCGACATCGTATCTCGTCCCGGTGCTCGCGGAAGGCGGGTTGCTCGCGCCGCTCGATCACGCCGTGCTGAGTCGATGGCATAACCTGCTTCCCGCCTTTCTCGATGCTCCGTCCGATCGCGGCGGGCGCTATGCCATGCCCTATCAGTGGGGAACCACCGGCATCGCCTACCGCGAAGATCTCGTCGCCGCGTCACTCACGACCTGGGGTGTCTTTGCCGATGCCTCACTGGCCGGGAAGATGACGATGCTGGACGACGGACGCGAAGTGATCGGAACGATGCTCAAATGGCGTGGCCGATCGATCAACAGCACGGACGGGTCCGAGCTGACGGCGGCCAAGCGCGACGCGATTGCCGTGAAGCCACACCTCCGCGCCTACATTTCGGCACCGGTCAAGGGACAACTCGTGAGTGGCGATGTGCAGGTGGCACAGCTCTTCTCCCCTGATGCGCGCCAGGCCCAGTTGGAGGAGCCGCGAGTGCAGTATGTTATCCCGGCAGAAGGAAGCGAGATCTATCTCGACACCCTCGCCATTCCCCGGGATGCGCCGCATCGACGGGCCGCGCACGCCTTTCTCGACTATCTCCTGCGCCCTGAAGTGGCCGCCGAGATCGCCGAGCAGACCGGCGGTGGCCCCGTCAACGGAGCCGCGATTCCACTCATGCGTCATCCGGTGGCGCCCCCCGATCCGGCGCAGCTCGCACGCCTCGAATACCAGCGCGACCTCGGCCCGGCAACCGATCAATGGGATCGGCTGTGGACCGAGATCAAGTCGGCCTGAGACCCTGATTCTTCCGGAGTTCCCTATGCGTGTTACCCGCCTGCTGATCGCTGCGCTCCTGCTCCCTCTCTCGCTGCGGGCCCAACGTGCGCCCGTTCCCAGGGCGGCGGTCGCGGTGGACAGCGGCAGTTACCGGGTCGCGGCACTCGCCTGGGAGCACGGCGATTTCATTGGCGCGCTCGATGGCTTTGCCCGGATCATGGCAACTCCGCTCAAGGAAACGTTCCGCGACTCGATCGCGCTGGTGACCGGCGAACTCTACCAGACCAGGGAACTCACGCAGGATGGCAGCCGGCCCGCCTTCTCGCCGAAGGGCACCTTCGCCAGCTACGAGACGGGGCCGATCACCAATCGCGTGACCCGCATCGTGCGCTCGGCACCTGGGCTCACGCCGGTGCGAGAGGTCGGCGGGGCCGCTGCGGCGATCTCCCCAAGCGACACACTGGTCGC of Gemmatimonadota bacterium contains these proteins:
- a CDS encoding spermidine/putrescine ABC transporter substrate-binding protein, encoding MKDVQGFEVAEDPRGARAARTGMMRRDFLRMGLSAATASMLAACITRRKAPPPNEQPLSAAGPLEGELRIFNWSDYIAAETIARFEREFRVRVSYDTFESNEEMVAKLVAGGDGYDLVGPTSYLVPVLAEGGLLAPLDHAVLSRWHNLLPAFLDAPSDRGGRYAMPYQWGTTGIAYREDLVAASLTTWGVFADASLAGKMTMLDDGREVIGTMLKWRGRSINSTDGSELTAAKRDAIAVKPHLRAYISAPVKGQLVSGDVQVAQLFSPDARQAQLEEPRVQYVIPAEGSEIYLDTLAIPRDAPHRRAAHAFLDYLLRPEVAAEIAEQTGGGPVNGAAIPLMRHPVAPPDPAQLARLEYQRDLGPATDQWDRLWTEIKSA